One Antiquaquibacter oligotrophicus genomic region harbors:
- the allB gene encoding allantoinase AllB produces the protein MTEHFELVVRAPSVLVDGVFVPREIGIRGGVIASVSELRLTGNEVVTLAPDEVLIPGVVDTHVHVNEPGRTEWEGFATATRAAAAGGVTTIIDMPLNSIPATTTVEALDLKRAVAAEKAVIDVGFWGGAVPENLGTLRELHEAGVYGFKAFLAPSGVDEFGHLDTPQLFSALEEIASFGGLLIVHAEDPAVLDAHANHGGRDYHRFVESRPDEAEITAIGNVIEGVRRTGARAHILHLSSAAALPELRAARAEGLPITVETCPHYLTLSEEQIADGATQFKCCPPIRDDANRDLLWQALLEGDIDIVVSDHSPATVDLKTRGGGDFQEAWGGIAGLQLELPAVWTEAARRGIGLERVLQWMSRGPADFVGLPAKGRIAVGADADLVAFAPDATWTVHKEQLLHRNPVSAYDGRELRGAVRRTWVSGAPPTAGALLSRPSL, from the coding sequence ATGACAGAGCATTTCGAGCTGGTCGTGCGCGCGCCATCCGTGCTCGTCGACGGGGTGTTCGTGCCTCGCGAGATCGGCATTCGGGGCGGCGTCATCGCCTCAGTCTCGGAGCTACGGCTGACAGGCAACGAGGTCGTCACGCTTGCACCGGACGAGGTGCTCATCCCGGGTGTCGTCGACACGCACGTCCACGTGAACGAGCCTGGCCGCACCGAGTGGGAGGGTTTCGCGACCGCCACCCGCGCCGCCGCTGCCGGGGGTGTGACAACGATCATCGACATGCCGCTCAACAGCATCCCCGCGACGACCACCGTCGAGGCGCTGGATCTGAAACGCGCCGTCGCGGCGGAGAAGGCCGTGATCGATGTCGGCTTCTGGGGCGGGGCGGTACCCGAGAATCTCGGAACGCTGCGCGAGCTGCACGAGGCTGGTGTCTACGGGTTCAAGGCCTTCCTCGCGCCGTCGGGCGTGGACGAGTTCGGGCACCTCGACACCCCGCAGCTCTTTTCCGCCCTCGAGGAGATCGCCTCCTTCGGTGGCCTCCTCATCGTCCACGCCGAGGACCCGGCCGTGCTCGACGCCCACGCCAACCACGGCGGACGCGACTACCACCGGTTCGTCGAGTCTCGCCCCGACGAGGCGGAGATCACCGCCATCGGCAACGTGATCGAGGGCGTGCGGCGCACGGGTGCTCGCGCCCACATCCTGCATCTCTCGTCTGCCGCAGCCCTGCCGGAACTGCGGGCCGCGCGCGCCGAGGGCCTGCCCATCACCGTCGAGACGTGCCCGCACTATCTCACGCTCTCGGAGGAGCAGATCGCCGACGGCGCGACCCAGTTCAAGTGCTGCCCTCCGATTCGGGATGACGCGAACCGCGACCTCCTCTGGCAGGCGCTGCTCGAGGGCGACATCGACATCGTTGTGAGCGACCACTCCCCCGCGACCGTAGACCTCAAGACCCGGGGAGGCGGCGACTTCCAGGAGGCCTGGGGCGGCATCGCGGGCCTCCAGCTCGAACTGCCCGCGGTGTGGACGGAGGCCGCCCGACGCGGCATCGGCCTTGAGCGAGTGTTGCAGTGGATGTCGCGGGGCCCGGCCGACTTCGTGGGGCTTCCAGCCAAGGGCCGCATCGCCGTCGGAGCCGACGCCGACCTCGTCGCCTTCGCCCCGGATGCCACGTGGACCGTGCACAAGGAGCAGCTCCTGCACCGCAACCCCGTCTCCGCCTACGACGGGCGCGAGCTGCGGGGCGCGGTGCGTCGCACGTGGGTGAGTGGCGCTCCCCCCACCGCCGGAGCCCTCCTCTCCCGACCTTCCCTCTGA
- a CDS encoding polymorphic toxin type 37 domain-containing protein — protein sequence MQDFYNVWRPLSDRLEATAPLIGALSGAGVRAQPGGSIGRVTVVPPGAVAPPRIGNFSNPTISPGPAWEWRGAPGSSPGGANGAWFNPTTRESLHPDLSHPAPIGPHWDWKSPDGVQYRVYEDGRIVPK from the coding sequence ATGCAGGACTTCTACAACGTCTGGCGACCCCTCTCCGACCGGCTCGAAGCAACCGCTCCACTCATCGGAGCACTCAGCGGCGCCGGAGTGCGAGCGCAACCCGGTGGCTCAATCGGTCGAGTCACCGTCGTGCCACCGGGCGCCGTTGCGCCGCCCAGAATTGGCAACTTCTCGAACCCGACGATCTCCCCCGGACCGGCCTGGGAGTGGCGGGGAGCGCCAGGAAGCTCGCCGGGCGGAGCCAACGGTGCATGGTTCAATCCCACGACGCGCGAGTCACTGCATCCGGACTTATCGCACCCTGCGCCGATCGGGCCGCACTGGGATTGGAAGTCTCCGGATGGTGTGCAATATAGGGTCTACGAAGATGGGAGGATCGTTCCGAAATGA
- a CDS encoding isopenicillin N synthase family dioxygenase, with the protein MAFEVPTVDITPYVKGGSPEEKAAVARAWDDACRTVGFVQVIGHGVPDETIDGLKQAIDDFFAQNMDTKMLMRTPRGVNRGYSPPKSESLSLSLGVVNASLMNDFFEAFNVGLTRADYPGVDLPESEYQENVWPDVPLFRDRVMAYFAEARRVAETLVTIFPDALELPADFFADATTHNTATMRINNYALPPGTVDLDGELRGMGEHTDYDIVTVLWADQVKGLQVLGTDGSWNDVNPADGALLVNLADNMAGWTNDQWMSTLHRVKPPVIDGRIERRRSVAYFHGGRPDAVIAPIPELLAPGEELHYEPITVAEHRKAKLAGSRGGRLNTKAEREAARVRASAG; encoded by the coding sequence ATGGCCTTCGAAGTGCCCACCGTCGACATCACGCCGTACGTGAAGGGCGGCTCGCCCGAGGAGAAGGCGGCGGTCGCCAGAGCGTGGGATGACGCGTGCCGCACGGTCGGGTTTGTGCAGGTGATCGGACACGGAGTGCCCGACGAGACCATCGACGGGCTCAAGCAGGCGATCGACGACTTCTTCGCCCAGAACATGGACACGAAGATGCTCATGCGCACCCCGCGCGGCGTCAACCGCGGCTACTCGCCGCCGAAGTCGGAGAGCCTCAGTCTGTCGCTCGGTGTGGTCAATGCATCCCTCATGAACGACTTCTTCGAGGCGTTCAACGTGGGGCTCACGCGCGCCGACTACCCGGGCGTCGACCTGCCGGAGAGCGAGTACCAGGAGAACGTCTGGCCGGATGTTCCGCTGTTCCGGGATCGGGTGATGGCGTACTTCGCCGAGGCGCGGCGGGTGGCGGAGACGCTCGTCACGATCTTCCCCGACGCGCTCGAACTCCCCGCGGACTTCTTTGCGGACGCCACGACCCACAACACCGCGACGATGCGCATCAACAACTACGCGCTGCCGCCGGGCACCGTCGACCTCGATGGGGAGCTCCGCGGCATGGGGGAGCACACCGACTACGACATCGTGACCGTGCTCTGGGCCGACCAGGTGAAGGGGTTGCAGGTTCTCGGCACCGACGGCAGCTGGAACGACGTCAACCCCGCCGACGGCGCGCTGCTCGTGAACCTCGCCGACAACATGGCCGGCTGGACCAACGACCAGTGGATGTCGACCCTCCACCGAGTGAAGCCGCCGGTGATCGACGGGCGCATCGAGCGGCGGCGCAGTGTTGCGTACTTCCATGGCGGTCGCCCGGATGCCGTGATCGCACCGATCCCGGAGCTGCTGGCCCCCGGCGAGGAGCTGCACTACGAGCCGATCACGGTCGCGGAGCACCGCAAGGCGAAGCTGGCGGGCTCCCGCGGTGGGCGGCTGAACACGAAGGCCGAGCGTGAGGCGGCGCGGGTCCGGGCATCCGCGGGGTAG
- a CDS encoding nucleoside deaminase → MSTASASTDAEWIARTIELAVANVAAGGGPFGALIVRDGELLAEGQNRVTANLDPTAHAEVTAIRAACQAIGDFSLAGATLYTSCEPCPLCLSAALWARVDRVVFAADRDDAARGGFDDREFYELFARPRSEWDVTIDAVRPANAAAPFDAWLANAERTDY, encoded by the coding sequence GTGAGCACGGCATCGGCAAGCACCGACGCCGAGTGGATTGCGCGCACCATCGAGCTCGCAGTTGCGAACGTTGCTGCTGGCGGCGGCCCATTCGGCGCGCTCATCGTCCGCGACGGCGAACTGTTGGCCGAAGGCCAGAACCGCGTGACCGCGAACCTCGACCCCACCGCTCACGCGGAGGTCACCGCCATCCGGGCCGCCTGCCAGGCCATCGGTGACTTCTCGCTCGCTGGCGCCACCCTCTACACGTCGTGCGAGCCGTGCCCGCTCTGCTTGTCGGCAGCGCTCTGGGCGCGGGTCGATCGCGTCGTGTTCGCAGCGGATCGGGATGACGCGGCCCGAGGTGGCTTCGACGACCGCGAGTTCTACGAACTCTTCGCACGCCCCCGCTCCGAGTGGGACGTCACGATCGACGCCGTGCGCCCCGCGAACGCGGCAGCACCCTTCGACGCCTGGCTCGCGAACGCGGAGCGCACGGACTACTGA
- the pucL gene encoding factor-independent urate hydroxylase, whose product MGIILGGNQYGKAENRIVRFVRDTPRHEIRDINVTTALRGPFEPAYLVGDQSNVLPTDTQKNTAYAYAKTEGVESIEAYGLALARHFVRDVEPVEGARIEIEQYDWDRVSVGGVEHDHTWVRKGQEVRTAAITVDATGEHVIGGFKDLVILKSTGSEFADFLVDEFTTLEPTHDRVMATSLVAEWRFGAVPADWNTAYDTIKQAMVEQFAIVQSLALQQTLWHMGKAAIEAVPELVEVRLKAPNKHHFLYDLERFGIENNGEVFHADDRPYGLIEATVTTDDAPPAGDAWLPSAGLA is encoded by the coding sequence ATGGGAATCATCCTCGGCGGCAATCAATACGGCAAGGCGGAGAACCGCATCGTGCGGTTCGTGCGCGACACCCCTCGGCACGAGATTCGCGACATCAATGTGACCACGGCGCTGCGCGGGCCCTTCGAACCCGCCTACCTCGTCGGCGATCAGTCGAACGTGCTGCCGACGGACACGCAGAAGAACACCGCGTACGCCTACGCGAAGACGGAGGGCGTCGAGTCGATCGAGGCGTACGGCCTGGCGCTCGCACGCCACTTCGTCCGCGACGTCGAGCCCGTCGAGGGGGCACGCATCGAGATCGAGCAGTACGACTGGGACCGCGTCTCGGTCGGCGGGGTTGAGCACGACCACACATGGGTCCGCAAAGGTCAGGAGGTGCGCACCGCTGCGATCACAGTGGATGCAACGGGCGAGCACGTCATCGGCGGCTTCAAGGATCTCGTCATCCTGAAATCCACCGGCTCCGAGTTCGCCGACTTTCTCGTGGATGAGTTCACGACACTTGAACCGACGCACGACCGGGTGATGGCGACATCCCTCGTCGCGGAATGGCGCTTCGGTGCGGTGCCCGCCGACTGGAACACTGCCTACGACACCATCAAGCAGGCGATGGTCGAGCAGTTCGCGATCGTGCAGTCGCTGGCGCTTCAGCAGACCCTCTGGCACATGGGCAAAGCAGCGATCGAAGCCGTGCCGGAGCTCGTTGAGGTGCGCTTGAAAGCACCCAACAAGCACCACTTCCTCTACGATCTCGAGCGCTTCGGCATCGAGAACAACGGCGAGGTCTTCCACGCGGATGACCGCCCGTACGGTCTCATCGAAGCGACCGTGACGACGGATGACGCTCCCCCCGCCGGCGACGCCTGGCTGCCGTCTGCGGGGCTCGCGTGA
- a CDS encoding methylenetetrahydrofolate reductase C-terminal domain-containing protein, protein MPTELLIVNEPAFRCPKDMVYGPCGGVEFDGTCEVAPHRCVFLDEPTVAWHGVEADERPGHSDPVPPTPVSAGATAMRELMATGPVVVADFPARALDAASIAECAGLLRGSVDAVLAGDAGAARVQFPPAYRASLIRAAGLEVWTGFNCRDRNRVAMEGELAALAHVGVAGVHCVTGDHTFTGQRPDAKPVFDLDSTEAASLARANGHLVSVAEAPATPPVDRRPDRLLEKMRAGAEVCFVNHAGGVRPVAEFIARAQDLGADLKYIPCIPIVVDRESAGLLRTFTTLVLPPGYLDRILDARDPFEEGIAAAVELAQGFLAIEGVAGVNLSGGTGPGREAWFAEALARIGREITAG, encoded by the coding sequence GTGCCGACCGAGCTCCTCATCGTGAACGAACCGGCCTTCCGTTGCCCCAAAGACATGGTCTACGGCCCGTGCGGTGGTGTCGAATTCGACGGCACGTGTGAGGTCGCGCCGCACCGGTGTGTGTTCCTCGATGAGCCGACGGTCGCGTGGCACGGGGTGGAGGCCGATGAACGGCCCGGGCACTCCGATCCGGTGCCGCCGACCCCCGTGTCCGCAGGCGCGACCGCGATGCGGGAACTCATGGCGACGGGGCCCGTGGTCGTGGCGGACTTTCCCGCGCGGGCCCTCGACGCGGCATCCATCGCCGAGTGCGCTGGACTGCTCAGGGGCAGCGTGGATGCCGTCCTCGCGGGTGACGCCGGAGCTGCGCGTGTTCAGTTTCCGCCCGCATACCGGGCTTCACTGATTCGTGCGGCAGGGCTAGAAGTATGGACGGGGTTCAACTGCCGCGACCGCAACCGTGTCGCCATGGAGGGGGAGCTCGCCGCCCTCGCCCACGTCGGGGTCGCGGGTGTTCACTGCGTGACGGGCGATCACACGTTCACGGGTCAGCGTCCCGATGCGAAACCCGTGTTCGACCTCGACTCGACGGAGGCGGCATCCCTCGCGAGGGCCAACGGCCATCTCGTTTCGGTCGCGGAGGCCCCGGCCACCCCGCCCGTCGACCGCAGGCCGGATCGCCTGCTCGAGAAGATGCGCGCGGGTGCCGAGGTGTGTTTCGTCAACCACGCGGGTGGCGTGCGGCCCGTCGCGGAGTTCATCGCGAGGGCGCAGGATCTCGGGGCCGACCTCAAATACATCCCGTGCATCCCCATCGTTGTCGATCGCGAGAGCGCGGGGCTCCTGCGTACTTTCACGACGCTCGTGTTGCCGCCCGGCTACCTCGACCGCATCCTTGACGCGCGCGACCCTTTCGAGGAGGGCATTGCCGCCGCCGTCGAGCTCGCGCAGGGATTCCTGGCGATCGAGGGTGTCGCGGGGGTCAACCTGTCCGGCGGTACGGGGCCCGGCCGCGAAGCGTGGTTCGCCGAAGCGCTGGCGCGCATCGGCCGAGAGATCACCGCCGGCTAG